A DNA window from Phragmites australis chromosome 11, lpPhrAust1.1, whole genome shotgun sequence contains the following coding sequences:
- the LOC133883958 gene encoding RNA demethylase ALKBH10B isoform X2 yields the protein MTTAAGVPGSPVGAAAAPAPEVAARDAVIGWFRGEFAAANAMIDALCGHLAQIGGGAEYEPVFAALHRRRLNWFPVLHMQKFYPVADVAAELRRVADARAAGSVCCYSEEEAASTVIHEHMDELAALPAEPEPEHDQDPVTQDPAPAEEPDSAVNHAVDHELDAEVGSSGDSSEQKAASTEDDAVADGHHTDQGSQGEHSLPESYPICSDHEECIARPERIKIQKGFMAKESVKGHMVNVVKGLKIYEDVFTTSEIMKVADFINEIRQAGRNGELSGETFIFFNKQVKGNKREIIQLGVPLFQPTTEEANCHIEPIPLVLQAVIDHLVLWRLIPESRKPNSVFINFFDEDEHSQPYFKPPHLDNPISTLLLSETTMAFGRSLVTDSNGNYKGPLTLSLKQGSLLVMRGNSADMARHVVCPSSNRRVSITFARVRPSTPVDLSPLPSPTKAMTPWQPQPAPAAHVGMAQKPPGSGAIVGYAPAPQAVLAPAAWGMAVRAPVMMVAAAPARPMVMASFGAGAGGNISKRMGRSGTGVFLPWTVGPKRYNKHLPPRIQKRRFSAMMSPTIEAQG from the exons ATGACGACGGCGGCGGGCGTGCCGGGGTCGCCGGTAGGCGCCgctgccgcgccggcgccggaggtggcggcgaggGACGCGGTGATCGGGTGGTTCCGCGGCGAGTTCGCGGCGGCGAACGCGATGATCGACGCGCTGTGCGGGCACCTGGCGCAGATCGGCGGCGGGGCCGAGTACGAGCCCGTGTTCGCCgcgctccaccgccgccgcctcaacTGGTTCCCCGTCCTCCACATGCAGAAGTTCTACCCCGTCGCCGACGtcgccgccgagctccgccgcgTCGCGGACGCTCGCGCCGCCGGGTCCGTCTGCTGCTACTCCGAGGAGGAAGCCGCGTCCACGGTTATCCACGAGCACATGGACGAGCTCGCCGCCCTTCCTGCCGAGCCCGAGCCGGAGCACGACCAGGATCCCGTGACACAGGATCCGGCACCGGCCGAGGAGCCTGACAGCGCCGTCAACCACGCCGTGGACCACGAGCTGGACGCGGAGGTAGGTTCCTCCGGAGATTCGTCGGAGCAGAAGGCTGCCTCCACGGAAGATGACGCCGTCGCGGACGGAC ATCATACTGATCAAGGATCTCAAGGGGAACACAGCCTACCAGAGAGCTATCCCATCTGCTCTGACCACGAGGAGTGCATTGCCCGTCCtgagaggatcaagatccagaAAGGTTTCATGGCGAAGGAGTCCGTGAAGGGGCACATG GTTAACGTTGTGAAAGGCTTGAAGATATATGAAGATGTGTTTACAACATCAGAGATCATGAAAGTTGCAGATTTCATTAATGAAATCCGTCAGGCTGGCAGAAATGGAGAACTTTCAG gtgagaccttcatattcttCAACAAGCAGGTCAAAGGAAACAAGAGGGAGATCATTCAGCTAGGCGTCCCATTATTTCAACCTACTACAGAGGAAGCTAATT GTCACATAGAACCGATCCCCCTTGTCCTGCAGGCTGTCATTGACCACCTTGTTCTTTGGCGTTTAATACCAGAAAGCAGGAAGCCAAACAGTGTCTTCATCAACTTCTTCGATGAG GATGAACACTCGCAACCCTACTTCAAGCCTCCCCATCTGGACAACCCCATTTCCACTCTTCTCCTGTCTGAGACTACAATGGCATTTGGCAGGTCACTTGTCACTGACAGCAACGGCAACTACAAGGGACCTCTCACACTATCGCTTAAACAAGG GTCTCTCCTAGTTATGCGAGGGAACAGTGCGGACATGGCGCGCCACGTAGTGTGCCCGTCGTCCAACCGCCGCGTGAGCATCACGTTCGCGAGGGTGAGGCCGTCCACGCCGGTGGACCTCAGCCCGCTCCCGTCGCCCACCAAGGCCATGACGCCCTGGCAGCCGCAGCCGGCCCCCGCGGCGCACGTGGGCATGGCGCAGAAACCCCCCGGCAGCGGTGCCATCGTCGGCTACGCCCCTGCGCCGCAGGCCGTGCTCGCGCCGGCGGCGTGGGGCATGGCCGTGCGCGCTCCCGTCATGATGGTGGCCGCGGCGCCCGCGAGGCCCATGGTGATGGCCTccttcggcgccggcgccggcggcaacATCAGCAAGCGGATGGGCCGCAGCGGCACCGGCGTGTTCCTTCCGTGGACGGTCGGGCCGAAGCGGTACAACAAGCATCTCCCGCCGCGCATCCAGAAGCGCCGGTTCTCGGCGATGATGTCGCCAACCATCGAGGCGCAGGGCTGA
- the LOC133883958 gene encoding RNA demethylase ALKBH10B isoform X1: MTTAAGVPGSPVGAAAAPAPEVAARDAVIGWFRGEFAAANAMIDALCGHLAQIGGGAEYEPVFAALHRRRLNWFPVLHMQKFYPVADVAAELRRVADARAAGSVCCYSEEEAASTVIHEHMDELAALPAEPEPEHDQDPVTQDPAPAEEPDSAVNHAVDHELDAEVGSSGDSSEQKAASTEDDAVADGPDHTDQGSQGEHSLPESYPICSDHEECIARPERIKIQKGFMAKESVKGHMVNVVKGLKIYEDVFTTSEIMKVADFINEIRQAGRNGELSGETFIFFNKQVKGNKREIIQLGVPLFQPTTEEANCHIEPIPLVLQAVIDHLVLWRLIPESRKPNSVFINFFDEDEHSQPYFKPPHLDNPISTLLLSETTMAFGRSLVTDSNGNYKGPLTLSLKQGSLLVMRGNSADMARHVVCPSSNRRVSITFARVRPSTPVDLSPLPSPTKAMTPWQPQPAPAAHVGMAQKPPGSGAIVGYAPAPQAVLAPAAWGMAVRAPVMMVAAAPARPMVMASFGAGAGGNISKRMGRSGTGVFLPWTVGPKRYNKHLPPRIQKRRFSAMMSPTIEAQG; this comes from the exons ATGACGACGGCGGCGGGCGTGCCGGGGTCGCCGGTAGGCGCCgctgccgcgccggcgccggaggtggcggcgaggGACGCGGTGATCGGGTGGTTCCGCGGCGAGTTCGCGGCGGCGAACGCGATGATCGACGCGCTGTGCGGGCACCTGGCGCAGATCGGCGGCGGGGCCGAGTACGAGCCCGTGTTCGCCgcgctccaccgccgccgcctcaacTGGTTCCCCGTCCTCCACATGCAGAAGTTCTACCCCGTCGCCGACGtcgccgccgagctccgccgcgTCGCGGACGCTCGCGCCGCCGGGTCCGTCTGCTGCTACTCCGAGGAGGAAGCCGCGTCCACGGTTATCCACGAGCACATGGACGAGCTCGCCGCCCTTCCTGCCGAGCCCGAGCCGGAGCACGACCAGGATCCCGTGACACAGGATCCGGCACCGGCCGAGGAGCCTGACAGCGCCGTCAACCACGCCGTGGACCACGAGCTGGACGCGGAGGTAGGTTCCTCCGGAGATTCGTCGGAGCAGAAGGCTGCCTCCACGGAAGATGACGCCGTCGCGGACGGAC CAGATCATACTGATCAAGGATCTCAAGGGGAACACAGCCTACCAGAGAGCTATCCCATCTGCTCTGACCACGAGGAGTGCATTGCCCGTCCtgagaggatcaagatccagaAAGGTTTCATGGCGAAGGAGTCCGTGAAGGGGCACATG GTTAACGTTGTGAAAGGCTTGAAGATATATGAAGATGTGTTTACAACATCAGAGATCATGAAAGTTGCAGATTTCATTAATGAAATCCGTCAGGCTGGCAGAAATGGAGAACTTTCAG gtgagaccttcatattcttCAACAAGCAGGTCAAAGGAAACAAGAGGGAGATCATTCAGCTAGGCGTCCCATTATTTCAACCTACTACAGAGGAAGCTAATT GTCACATAGAACCGATCCCCCTTGTCCTGCAGGCTGTCATTGACCACCTTGTTCTTTGGCGTTTAATACCAGAAAGCAGGAAGCCAAACAGTGTCTTCATCAACTTCTTCGATGAG GATGAACACTCGCAACCCTACTTCAAGCCTCCCCATCTGGACAACCCCATTTCCACTCTTCTCCTGTCTGAGACTACAATGGCATTTGGCAGGTCACTTGTCACTGACAGCAACGGCAACTACAAGGGACCTCTCACACTATCGCTTAAACAAGG GTCTCTCCTAGTTATGCGAGGGAACAGTGCGGACATGGCGCGCCACGTAGTGTGCCCGTCGTCCAACCGCCGCGTGAGCATCACGTTCGCGAGGGTGAGGCCGTCCACGCCGGTGGACCTCAGCCCGCTCCCGTCGCCCACCAAGGCCATGACGCCCTGGCAGCCGCAGCCGGCCCCCGCGGCGCACGTGGGCATGGCGCAGAAACCCCCCGGCAGCGGTGCCATCGTCGGCTACGCCCCTGCGCCGCAGGCCGTGCTCGCGCCGGCGGCGTGGGGCATGGCCGTGCGCGCTCCCGTCATGATGGTGGCCGCGGCGCCCGCGAGGCCCATGGTGATGGCCTccttcggcgccggcgccggcggcaacATCAGCAAGCGGATGGGCCGCAGCGGCACCGGCGTGTTCCTTCCGTGGACGGTCGGGCCGAAGCGGTACAACAAGCATCTCCCGCCGCGCATCCAGAAGCGCCGGTTCTCGGCGATGATGTCGCCAACCATCGAGGCGCAGGGCTGA